One genomic segment of Coraliomargarita parva includes these proteins:
- a CDS encoding AEC family transporter: protein MAYVINTLLPVFLLIGLGFLLAKRQFISESFLNELNKLTFWVALPALIIKSLSTASSVPEGTWGIFIVFAIATLLVSGLAYACFRGLKLDRWQMGTFIQAAFRGNLAYAAIPIIYFALRDQGETVVANAMAQTIFVFAPTMLLYNTLAVVVLQFSHHSDWRSGLRQSTIQILRNPLIQSSIVGVLLFLLPVQLPGVIRNSLELIGQLAAPSALLCVGGSMAFVSMEGRYRSASVASILKVSILPVLSLVLAKLAGLSGQSALILLILSASPTAAVSYIMAKELKGDVALAAGGITISTVLCIPSLALILALY from the coding sequence GTGGCCTACGTCATCAACACACTCCTACCGGTCTTCCTCCTGATCGGCCTGGGCTTTCTCTTGGCCAAACGGCAATTCATCTCGGAAAGCTTTCTCAACGAATTAAACAAACTGACCTTCTGGGTCGCCCTCCCGGCGCTCATCATCAAGAGCCTCTCCACTGCTTCAAGCGTGCCCGAGGGCACTTGGGGCATCTTCATCGTCTTTGCCATCGCCACCTTGCTCGTCTCCGGCCTCGCCTACGCCTGCTTCAGGGGACTCAAGCTCGACCGCTGGCAGATGGGCACCTTTATTCAGGCCGCCTTCCGGGGCAATCTCGCCTACGCGGCCATTCCCATTATCTATTTCGCTCTCCGCGACCAGGGTGAAACGGTGGTCGCCAACGCCATGGCGCAGACCATCTTTGTCTTTGCCCCCACCATGCTGCTCTACAACACACTGGCCGTGGTCGTCCTCCAGTTCAGCCACCACAGCGACTGGCGCAGCGGTTTGCGCCAATCCACAATCCAGATACTGCGCAATCCTTTGATCCAGTCCTCGATCGTCGGGGTCCTGCTCTTTCTGCTCCCGGTTCAACTTCCGGGCGTCATCCGCAACAGCCTGGAACTGATCGGACAACTGGCCGCCCCATCCGCCCTCCTCTGTGTCGGTGGCAGTATGGCCTTCGTCTCTATGGAAGGTCGCTACCGCAGCGCCTCGGTCGCTTCGATCCTTAAAGTGTCCATCCTCCCGGTCCTCTCGCTGGTACTAGCCAAGCTGGCAGGCCTGAGCGGGCAGTCCGCCCTCATTTTGCTGATCCTCAGCGCCAGTCCCACGGCTGCCGTCTCCTATATCATGGCCAAGGAGCTCAAGGGAGATGTCGCCCTCGCCGCAGGCGGAATCACCATCAGCACCGTCCTCTGTATTCCCTCCCTCGCCCTGATCCTGGCCCTTTACTAG
- a CDS encoding quinone-dependent dihydroorotate dehydrogenase translates to MASIYENIIRPLLFRMEPEQAHDRGRTLLMTMGKVPGLCPMYRRYNQVRSDKPVRLFGLDFPNRVGLAAGMDKDGEFARAVEALGFGHAEVGTVTPQGQPGNPRPRLFRFPQYGSLVNRMGFNNKGAEAMLHSLEKSYPKGKRGMPVGVNIGKAKATPLDKAVEDYLSCFRTLADQADYFTINISSPNTQGLRELQSKAYLRELLVALRDENKAHAKKLGHEPHPLLLKIAPDLSFPEIDLILEVLLDLEYSGVIATNTTIARPEGFPSSETGGLSGGEFIRRRSTEVVNYIYRATSGKLPIVGVGGIDSPESAGEKLDAGASLVQIYTGWVYRGPFFARELAKALRARDNDWV, encoded by the coding sequence ATGGCATCCATCTACGAAAATATTATCCGCCCGCTTCTATTCCGCATGGAGCCGGAGCAAGCACACGATCGAGGCCGCACCCTGTTGATGACAATGGGGAAGGTTCCCGGCTTGTGTCCCATGTACCGCCGTTACAATCAGGTACGCTCCGACAAGCCGGTGCGACTCTTTGGCTTGGACTTTCCGAATCGTGTCGGCCTGGCTGCCGGCATGGATAAAGACGGGGAATTCGCCCGCGCGGTGGAAGCGCTGGGTTTCGGCCACGCCGAAGTCGGCACCGTCACGCCACAGGGGCAACCGGGCAATCCGCGCCCGCGTCTTTTTCGTTTCCCGCAGTATGGTTCGCTGGTGAACCGCATGGGTTTCAACAACAAAGGGGCGGAGGCGATGCTTCACTCCCTGGAAAAGAGCTATCCGAAGGGGAAGCGCGGTATGCCGGTCGGGGTAAACATCGGCAAGGCGAAGGCGACGCCCCTGGACAAGGCGGTCGAGGATTACTTGAGCTGTTTCCGCACGCTGGCGGACCAAGCCGACTATTTTACGATCAATATCAGCAGCCCGAACACCCAGGGCTTGCGTGAGCTGCAGAGCAAGGCCTACTTGCGCGAGCTGCTGGTGGCCCTGCGCGACGAGAACAAGGCGCATGCCAAGAAGTTGGGGCATGAGCCGCACCCGCTTTTGCTCAAGATCGCGCCGGATTTGAGCTTCCCCGAGATCGATCTGATCCTGGAGGTGCTGTTGGATCTCGAGTACAGCGGTGTGATTGCGACCAACACGACGATCGCCCGTCCTGAGGGCTTCCCTTCCAGCGAGACCGGTGGTCTCAGTGGCGGCGAGTTCATCCGCCGGCGTTCCACCGAAGTAGTGAATTACATCTACCGTGCGACTTCCGGTAAATTGCCCATCGTAGGGGTTGGCGGGATTGATTCCCCGGAATCGGCTGGTGAAAAGCTCGATGCCGGGGCCTCGCTGGTCCAGATCTACACCGGATGGGTGTATCGTGGGCCGTTCTTCGCCCGCGAGCTGGCCAAGGCCCTGCGTGCCCGGGACAACGATTGGGTCTAA
- a CDS encoding DEAD/DEAH box helicase → MEDSLASALTVPDLWQQKAVRLLRAGHDVVVHAPTGAGKTFVFELLMAGGFSGKAVYTVPTRALANDKLHEWRSKGWNVGIETGDVSHNTDAPVIVATLEAQKRRLISGRGPQLLVIDEYQMIGDPSRGVNYELAIALSPPETQLLLLSGSVANTGDIVGWLRRADRNAVCVSHEERPVPLDEVHLDALPDLKRKDIHGRWPRYVARALAAGLGPILIFAPRRKAAETLALNLAAALPEENPIVLTPEQKAVAGNELTRCLKNRVAFHHSGMRYNQRAGLVEPLAKHSQLKVIVATTGLAAGINFSMRSVLVMEREYRVADAHRLLRPDELLQMFGRAGRRGLDERGTVLYLEGLPRLQDARPLQLKRGSTVDWPSLITVLDAAAQAGEPPLKATRRVVGRLFARERIRLGLEDFLLQRKAQPPQTGAPHSTEQPLSGGTVVEFANSAGVWERKRAPVLFKLKDTLYRSGENWLPGLSHPGLLSSIRIGTLWKSGKGRERRYGLDAPIATFPDDTKDDRLTLSKWLLKALREQERHEGRKPNIPKRWTLEAIEKRIVPKLPLLSRGGRCMQLNPHKGQLIARLDYAEAEIYAYRDLEGKGLLNPKLRKRQIAGSFDSPSEPARAAAGTCHSAAEYWYALGLIDERASPTRRGILFSFFNHGEGLAVAAALEEPSYAVEELIYDLANLRAGHRFAALALAGRPLAAVCQERYGLRTIPGYLRRGLPEDYGDGASEILYNVENRSSRAETYLDEELSLGDIERARVEWLSLLAHIATAPDYDWGRWRELQQACRQKIALRKPGLPFDELPPLTHQQRSPNTSS, encoded by the coding sequence ATGGAGGACAGCCTTGCCAGTGCTTTGACCGTGCCGGATCTCTGGCAACAGAAGGCCGTCCGCCTGCTACGGGCCGGGCATGATGTGGTCGTCCACGCCCCCACCGGCGCGGGCAAGACCTTTGTCTTTGAATTGCTCATGGCCGGCGGCTTCAGCGGCAAAGCGGTCTACACCGTGCCCACCCGGGCGCTGGCCAACGACAAACTCCACGAATGGCGTAGCAAGGGCTGGAACGTCGGGATCGAAACCGGCGATGTCAGCCACAATACCGATGCTCCGGTCATCGTCGCTACCCTGGAAGCCCAAAAACGCAGGCTCATTTCGGGCCGGGGCCCGCAGCTCCTGGTCATCGACGAATACCAGATGATCGGCGACCCTTCGCGGGGCGTGAACTATGAGCTGGCCATCGCCCTCAGTCCGCCGGAGACCCAGCTCTTGTTACTCAGCGGCAGCGTCGCCAACACCGGCGACATCGTGGGTTGGCTGCGGCGTGCCGATCGCAATGCGGTCTGCGTCTCCCATGAAGAGCGCCCGGTCCCACTCGACGAAGTGCACCTCGACGCCCTGCCCGACCTCAAACGGAAGGATATTCATGGACGTTGGCCTCGCTACGTGGCTCGTGCGCTCGCCGCCGGCCTCGGCCCCATCCTGATCTTCGCGCCACGCCGCAAGGCCGCCGAGACCCTCGCCCTGAACCTCGCCGCCGCGCTCCCGGAAGAAAATCCTATTGTTCTGACTCCCGAGCAAAAAGCCGTGGCCGGCAACGAGTTGACCCGTTGCCTCAAAAACCGGGTCGCATTCCACCACAGCGGGATGCGCTACAACCAGCGGGCCGGGCTGGTCGAACCGCTGGCCAAACACAGCCAGCTGAAGGTCATCGTCGCCACCACCGGGCTGGCCGCCGGTATTAATTTTTCCATGCGCTCGGTACTCGTGATGGAACGGGAATACAGGGTAGCCGATGCCCACCGCCTCCTCCGCCCCGACGAGTTGCTCCAGATGTTCGGCCGCGCCGGCCGGCGCGGACTCGATGAGCGCGGAACTGTACTCTATCTTGAGGGACTGCCACGCCTACAGGATGCACGCCCCCTCCAACTCAAGCGCGGCAGTACCGTCGACTGGCCCTCACTCATCACCGTGCTGGATGCCGCCGCACAAGCCGGAGAGCCCCCGCTCAAGGCCACCCGCCGGGTCGTCGGCCGCCTCTTTGCCCGGGAACGGATCCGGCTCGGGCTTGAGGACTTTCTCCTCCAAAGGAAAGCTCAGCCGCCCCAAACAGGTGCCCCGCACAGCACGGAGCAGCCGCTCTCCGGTGGCACCGTGGTCGAATTCGCCAATTCGGCCGGAGTCTGGGAGCGCAAACGGGCACCCGTTCTCTTTAAGCTTAAGGATACCCTCTACCGAAGCGGGGAAAATTGGCTGCCGGGCCTCAGTCACCCGGGACTTCTCAGCAGCATCCGCATCGGAACCCTCTGGAAGTCCGGCAAGGGACGCGAGCGGCGCTACGGACTGGATGCCCCCATCGCAACCTTCCCTGACGATACCAAGGACGACCGGTTGACGCTTTCCAAATGGTTGCTCAAGGCCCTCCGCGAGCAGGAACGCCATGAGGGCAGGAAGCCCAATATCCCCAAGCGGTGGACCCTAGAGGCCATCGAGAAGCGGATCGTGCCAAAACTCCCCCTGCTAAGCCGCGGAGGTCGCTGCATGCAGCTGAACCCGCATAAGGGGCAACTCATCGCGCGGCTCGACTACGCCGAGGCCGAGATCTACGCCTACCGCGATCTTGAAGGCAAAGGCCTCCTCAACCCGAAACTGCGAAAACGTCAGATCGCCGGCAGCTTCGACAGTCCCTCCGAACCGGCGCGCGCCGCGGCAGGCACCTGTCACAGTGCAGCGGAATACTGGTACGCCCTGGGACTGATTGACGAACGGGCAAGCCCCACCCGCCGCGGCATCCTGTTCTCCTTTTTCAATCACGGTGAAGGCCTTGCCGTCGCCGCCGCACTGGAAGAACCCAGCTACGCAGTCGAGGAATTGATCTATGACCTCGCAAACTTGCGGGCCGGCCACCGGTTTGCAGCCCTCGCTCTGGCGGGCCGGCCCCTCGCAGCCGTCTGCCAGGAACGCTATGGCCTCCGGACCATTCCCGGCTATCTCCGCCGCGGGCTCCCCGAAGACTACGGCGACGGCGCCAGCGAAATCCTCTACAATGTCGAAAACAGGAGCAGCCGCGCCGAGACCTACCTCGACGAGGAACTCAGCCTCGGCGATATCGAACGCGCCCGCGTCGAGTGGCTCAGTCTCCTCGCCCATATCGCCACCGCCCCTGACTACGACTGGGGCCGCTGGCGCGAACTCCAGCAAGCCTGCCGCCAGAAAATCGCCCTCCGCAAACCCGGCCTCCCCTTCGACGAGCTCCCCCCTCTCACCCACCAGCAAAGGTCCCCAAACACGTCCTCCTAA
- a CDS encoding type II secretion system F family protein → MLSHKKLAEWYQQLAQLLEAGMTLAESIRQAGGPPLRDRIRLAESIEAGTSLEQAFAARHNWLPRADRVFLLTAHETGRLPQTCARLGERHRGISGNLLKLVVGLLYPLGVFHIAALILPLVPMIDYENGFHWNWMQHLLGTAALIIPLWTFIALMALMAKIESPVLPRILRCLPLLRRYSKAQAMADLSSSLGTLIEVGISAPQAWRTSATLVNDPAIRKAIRRLEPVFASGDDPAHTLDQYPCFPTLFVTLYRTGARSGSLDHSLHQAGQNFQDEANRAMTFAAFLYPSAVMALVAAIIIYSIFKIYGGYLHTFDQFM, encoded by the coding sequence ATGCTCTCCCACAAGAAACTCGCCGAATGGTATCAACAGCTGGCCCAGCTATTGGAAGCTGGCATGACCTTGGCCGAGTCGATCCGGCAAGCGGGCGGCCCTCCCCTGAGAGATCGCATTCGTCTGGCCGAATCCATCGAGGCGGGCACCAGTCTGGAGCAGGCCTTTGCAGCTCGACACAACTGGCTACCGCGAGCCGACCGGGTCTTTCTCCTCACCGCACACGAGACCGGACGGCTACCCCAGACCTGCGCCCGCTTGGGCGAACGCCACCGTGGCATCAGCGGCAACCTGCTGAAACTGGTCGTCGGGCTGCTTTATCCGCTCGGCGTCTTTCATATCGCCGCACTCATCCTGCCACTCGTGCCGATGATCGACTACGAAAACGGCTTTCACTGGAACTGGATGCAGCATCTGCTCGGCACCGCCGCACTCATCATCCCTCTGTGGACCTTCATCGCCCTCATGGCTCTCATGGCAAAAATAGAGAGCCCCGTTCTTCCCCGCATCCTGCGCTGCCTGCCCCTGCTCCGACGTTATAGCAAGGCCCAGGCGATGGCCGACCTCAGCAGTTCCCTCGGCACCTTGATCGAAGTAGGCATCAGTGCGCCGCAAGCATGGCGTACCTCCGCCACACTCGTCAATGACCCCGCGATCCGCAAAGCCATCCGCCGGCTCGAACCTGTCTTCGCCAGCGGCGACGATCCCGCCCATACCCTCGACCAATACCCCTGCTTCCCCACCCTCTTTGTCACGCTCTATCGCACCGGTGCACGCTCCGGCTCACTCGACCACAGTCTCCACCAGGCCGGACAAAACTTTCAGGACGAAGCGAACCGCGCCATGACCTTCGCCGCCTTCCTCTACCCCAGCGCCGTCATGGCACTCGTCGCCGCCATCATCATCTACAGCATCTTTAAAATCTACGGCGGTTACCTCCACACCTTCGACCAGTTCATGTAG